GGTCCGGTATCACTTGCTGTCATTAACGGTGACCACAACCAAAAGCTTCGCGGTGTAGCGCGTTGGGAAGGTGACATTGCCGACGATGCCAACATCCATGACATGATGGGTAAAGGCTACCTAGTGATCACCATCACTCCAGATAAGGGCGAGCGCTACCAAGGTGTCGTTGGCCTAGAAGGTGACACTCTTGCTGAAGTTCTTGAAGGTTACTTCGAACGTTCTGAGCAGCTAAAAACACGCTTGTGGATCCGCTCAGGTGAGTTTGAAGGTAAACCACATGCGGCAGGTATGATGCTTCAGGTGATGCCTGATGGTACAGGTTCAGCAGAAGACTTCGAACATCTAGAGCAACTGACCAATACCGTAAAAGACGAAGAATTGTTTGGCTTAGAAGCCAACTCGCTACTTTATCGTTTGTACAACCAAGATAAAGTACAAGTATTCGAGCCGAAACAGGTTGAGTTTTTCTGTGGCTGTTCACGTGAGCGCAGCGCGGGTGCTATTTCAACGGTGGCACAAGAAGAGATCATGGATATTCTTGCACAAGATGGCGAAGTAGCGCTTCACTGTGATTACTGTGGTACCACGTACGCTTTTGACGAACCAGAAATCAAAGCGATTTTTGCGGACGCTCAATCCGCACCAGGTGATAGCACCGTGCACTAAAATCTGAACGTGTTCAGCCCAAAAAGCCAGTTCGTTAACGAACTGGCTTTTTTTGTTCGTTTTTTTTAACAATGTTGCAAAAAACATGAACAGAACATCTAACTAGAGGTGGTTTTAATGTGTTACATTTGATCTAGCGCAAAGGTTTGCTTTGAGGAGAAATCACCTAAATTCAATATGTGACAAAACACTTAAAACCATCAATAACTGATGACTAATTTTTGAACTACCTCCCTGTTTTCTCGGATATCCATTGCTAGCATGGAGTTCAAAATAAAAACAAAATAACAACTAAACAATTATTACTACAATTTTAAAATCCCTACAAAAAATCCAATAAGGAGCACCTATGACCGTTATGGACATTAACAAGGCTGCA
The Vibrio sp. CB1-14 DNA segment above includes these coding regions:
- the hslO gene encoding Hsp33 family molecular chaperone HslO, which produces MANNILNRYLFEELSVRGELVQLDTAYQEILSSKDYPAPLQKLLGDLLVSTSLLTATLKFEGSITMQLQGDGPVSLAVINGDHNQKLRGVARWEGDIADDANIHDMMGKGYLVITITPDKGERYQGVVGLEGDTLAEVLEGYFERSEQLKTRLWIRSGEFEGKPHAAGMMLQVMPDGTGSAEDFEHLEQLTNTVKDEELFGLEANSLLYRLYNQDKVQVFEPKQVEFFCGCSRERSAGAISTVAQEEIMDILAQDGEVALHCDYCGTTYAFDEPEIKAIFADAQSAPGDSTVH